The Salinibaculum sp. SYNS191 genome has a window encoding:
- the nikR gene encoding nickel-responsive transcriptional regulator NikR: MADDLSRVSMTIPSSLLSDLDDVVAGWDYDSRSEAMRDALRELVTEYRTETSMTGTQRGSIVVQYDHHDGDVTETITALQHEFADTIIAVQHVHLTHDLCMETLAVDGTGEEISDLSNRLRALSGVKQVQVAVVDAAEEELPGTHREHDDAE; this comes from the coding sequence ATGGCCGACGACCTCTCGCGTGTCAGCATGACGATTCCGTCGTCGCTACTGTCCGACCTCGACGACGTGGTCGCGGGGTGGGACTACGACAGCCGGTCGGAAGCGATGCGGGACGCGCTCAGGGAACTTGTCACCGAGTACCGCACCGAGACGTCGATGACGGGGACCCAGCGCGGCTCTATCGTCGTCCAGTACGACCACCACGACGGCGACGTGACCGAGACCATCACCGCCCTCCAGCACGAGTTCGCGGACACCATCATCGCCGTCCAGCACGTCCACCTGACACACGACCTCTGCATGGAGACGCTGGCCGTCGACGGCACCGGCGAGGAAATCAGCGACCTGTCGAACCGCTTGCGCGCGCTCAGCGGCGTCAAGCAGGTACAGGTGGCCGTGGTCGACGCCGCCGAAGAAGAGTTACCGGGTACCCACCGCGAGCACGACGACGCCGAGTAA
- a CDS encoding energy-coupling factor ABC transporter permease — translation MHIPDGFLDLPVLAACWVLAAGAFAIASRRASDRLGGDRTALVGVAAAGIFAAQLLNWPIPGGTSAHFVGGAFAGILLGPWLGVMAMTAVVTIQALVFGDGGLLALGANLAAMAVLDVLVGYALFRLLRSYHETAAAFVAGWGAITVSAAFVGVAAGFSSAFAWDLATTVTVMTGGHAVLGLVEGAITATVYAALVDARPDLVPGREAVAEVSA, via the coding sequence ATGCACATCCCTGACGGTTTCCTCGACCTCCCGGTGCTGGCGGCGTGCTGGGTGCTCGCTGCCGGCGCCTTCGCCATCGCGAGCCGTCGGGCGTCGGACCGCCTCGGTGGCGACCGCACGGCGCTGGTCGGCGTCGCCGCGGCAGGAATCTTCGCGGCCCAGTTGCTGAACTGGCCGATTCCGGGCGGGACGAGCGCCCACTTCGTCGGCGGCGCGTTCGCCGGCATCCTGCTCGGGCCCTGGCTGGGCGTCATGGCGATGACCGCCGTCGTCACCATCCAGGCGCTGGTCTTCGGCGATGGCGGCCTGCTCGCACTCGGCGCGAACCTCGCTGCGATGGCCGTCCTCGACGTCCTCGTCGGCTACGCGCTCTTCCGACTGCTCCGGAGCTACCACGAGACGGCGGCGGCCTTCGTCGCCGGGTGGGGCGCGATTACCGTCTCGGCGGCCTTCGTCGGCGTCGCCGCCGGCTTCTCCTCTGCCTTCGCCTGGGACCTGGCCACGACGGTCACGGTGATGACTGGCGGCCACGCCGTGCTCGGCCTCGTGGAGGGGGCCATCACCGCCACCGTCTACGCCGCACTCGTCGACGCCCGGCCCGACCTCGTGCCCGGCCGCGAGGCCGTCGCGGAGGTGAGCGCGTGA
- a CDS encoding metal transporter, with the protein MSAVVEKPWVRRGLAVVLVLALLAPVFAWASGAVGYSEPLENAAEQTGAADEAEPSPSLFSGYGIPGLGSGLGTLAAAVVGSALTLLAALAYARLLE; encoded by the coding sequence GTGAGCGCCGTCGTCGAGAAGCCGTGGGTCCGCCGCGGCCTCGCGGTCGTTCTCGTGCTGGCGCTGCTCGCCCCCGTCTTCGCGTGGGCGTCGGGCGCGGTCGGCTACAGCGAACCGCTGGAGAACGCTGCCGAGCAGACCGGCGCGGCTGACGAGGCCGAACCGTCGCCCAGCCTGTTCTCGGGCTACGGGATTCCAGGGCTGGGCAGCGGTCTGGGCACGCTCGCCGCCGCCGTCGTCGGCAGCGCGCTCACCCTTCTGGCCGCCCTGGCCTACGCCCGGCTACTCGAATGA
- the cbiQ gene encoding cobalt ECF transporter T component CbiQ, which produces MILHVAATVTELLRSFFVTEETAARDGLLQTLQPRATLVGVAVLLVGVVVSRDPLAVLALAAVPPALAVASSVRLRRLFARTALVPVFSLVVVAPQAVLVPGDPLFAVAGFTVTVPGVVEVATFAVRVWTGVALLALVVLTTPFSEVVAALRRLRVPTALVWLLAVSYRYLFLFFTELQRLLRARESRTIARRGLRARWRDLAQLSGTFLIRTLERGERVHRGMRARGGASPPSPYDRGGDPGLADALFVAGAVAVAVAAGVVRWLP; this is translated from the coding sequence ATGATACTCCACGTCGCCGCCACCGTCACGGAACTGCTGCGCTCGTTTTTCGTCACCGAGGAGACGGCCGCCCGCGACGGTCTGCTCCAGACCCTCCAGCCCCGCGCGACGCTCGTTGGCGTCGCCGTCCTGCTGGTCGGCGTCGTCGTCTCGCGGGACCCGCTGGCGGTGCTCGCGCTCGCGGCGGTACCGCCCGCGCTGGCCGTCGCCTCGTCGGTCCGGCTCCGGCGGCTGTTCGCCCGCACTGCGCTCGTGCCCGTCTTCTCGCTCGTCGTCGTCGCGCCGCAGGCGGTGCTCGTCCCGGGCGACCCGCTGTTTGCCGTGGCCGGGTTCACCGTCACCGTCCCCGGGGTCGTCGAGGTGGCGACGTTCGCCGTCCGCGTGTGGACCGGCGTCGCCCTGCTCGCGCTGGTGGTGCTGACGACGCCGTTCTCCGAGGTTGTCGCGGCGCTGCGGCGACTCCGCGTGCCGACGGCGCTGGTCTGGCTGCTCGCCGTCTCCTATCGCTACCTGTTCCTGTTTTTCACCGAACTCCAGCGGTTGCTCCGCGCTCGCGAGAGCCGGACGATAGCACGCCGTGGCCTCCGCGCCAGGTGGCGCGACCTCGCTCAGCTCTCGGGGACCTTTCTCATCCGGACGCTCGAACGCGGCGAGCGCGTCCACCGCGGCATGCGCGCCCGAGGCGGTGCCTCCCCGCCCTCGCCGTACGACCGCGGCGGGGACCCCGGACTCGCGGACGCCCTCTTCGTCGCCGGGGCCGTGGCAGTCGCCGTCGCCGCGGGGGTGGTCCGGTGGCTCCCGTGA
- a CDS encoding energy-coupling factor ABC transporter ATP-binding protein, which translates to MAPVIDARGVSYVYPDGTTGLAGVDLTVHRGERLAVLGANGSGKSTLQVVLGGLESPAEGSVTFFDGVTDAEAVRDRLAVLLQDPDDYLFNATVREDIEYGPAQLDVPRETAQARIDRLDDALDLGGLLDRPPFRLSAGEKARAALAAALATDPDVLLVDEPTSDLDGPSRERVRSLLDRLTDDGLTLVSFTPRTTLVPHLADRSVVLAQDGTVAGRGPVEDVLTDADLLEASGLQPPPTVRLFDGVVADPPLTVEEGRDLLSERLR; encoded by the coding sequence GTGGCTCCCGTGATCGACGCCCGCGGCGTCTCCTACGTCTACCCCGACGGCACGACGGGTCTCGCCGGCGTCGACCTGACCGTCCACCGCGGCGAGCGTCTGGCCGTGCTCGGGGCCAACGGCTCGGGCAAGAGCACGCTCCAGGTCGTCCTCGGCGGGCTGGAGTCGCCGGCCGAGGGGTCGGTCACCTTCTTCGACGGCGTGACCGACGCCGAGGCGGTCCGGGACCGCCTGGCGGTGCTGTTGCAGGACCCCGACGACTACCTGTTCAACGCCACCGTCCGCGAAGACATCGAGTACGGGCCGGCGCAACTGGACGTCCCCCGCGAGACTGCACAGGCCCGTATCGACAGACTCGACGACGCGCTCGATTTGGGTGGTCTGCTGGACCGGCCACCGTTCCGACTCTCAGCCGGCGAGAAGGCCCGCGCCGCGCTCGCGGCCGCGCTGGCGACCGACCCCGACGTGTTGCTCGTCGACGAACCGACCAGCGACCTCGACGGCCCCAGCCGCGAGCGGGTCCGCTCGCTGCTCGACCGGCTGACCGACGACGGGCTGACGCTGGTCTCCTTCACCCCCCGGACGACCCTCGTCCCTCACCTCGCGGACCGTTCGGTCGTCCTCGCGCAGGACGGCACCGTCGCCGGCCGCGGACCGGTCGAAGACGTGCTGACCGACGCCGACCTGCTCGAAGCCAGCGGGCTCCAGCCCCCGCCGACGGTCCGGCTGTTCGACGGCGTCGTCGCCGACCCGCCGCTGACCGTCGAGGAGGGTCGGGACCTGCTCTCGGAGCGGCTCAGATAG